The DNA segment GAACACGATCGCAGCGGGCTGTCCGAGCGTACTCATCGGCTGACCATGGCTGAGGAATTCCTGGGTTCCGGCTGGCAGTATCCGGTTCGCCCCGACCACCGCGGTGACCTCGCCCTCTCGTCGGGCGACGACGACATACGAGAGGCGATTCGCATCATCCTGGGGACGGCGAAGGGTGAACGCCTCATGCGTCCGGAGTTCGGCTGTGACATTCACGACCACGTCTACTCGTCGGCGTCACCGGCGACGCTGAACCTGATCGAGAACGGGGTTCGCGAGTCGCTGGTCCGGTGGGAACCCCGGATCGACGTCGAATCCGTTACGGCACGGACCGACGACGAGGAACCGAATCGCGTCCTGATCGAGATCGAGTACCGGGTCCGGTCGACGAACAGCCTCGCGAATATGGTGTATCCGTTCCACATCACCGAGGGTGACGGGTGAGCTGGCGTGAGCGGGCCACCACAGTTGGGAGATCGTGATCAGGAGGCGGTGTTCGAAGAACTGATCGAGCGCGCCGACGCCTACACCGAGGGGTGGGATCCACAGACGCCGGACGCGGGCCGCGCCCTCGTACGAATCTTCTCGGGATTCGAGGCCGACCTACGGACGCGCCTGGCAGAGCTGCCGGCGAAACACCGACTCGCGTTCCTCGACGCGCTGGACTTCGATCGGCGGCCGCCGCAGGCGGCGACCGCCCCGCTCTCGTTTCAGGTGTCGACCGATCTCGATCGAAACGTGGCGATACCCGCTGGGACGCAGGCGGTCGCGGAGACGGAACCAGGGTCTCCACAGTTGTTCGAACTTCCGCAGGACGGCGGCTTCGAGGCGACCGGAGCCAGGATCACCGACGTCGTCACCGTCGATCCGTCTGCGGATCGCATCGTCTTCCACGACGACCTGCCCGCAGGTGACGGGCCGGTCAGGCTCTTCGCCGGCGACGACCGGCAGGATCACGCGCTCTACCTGGGTAGCGCCGACGCGCTCACCCTCGACGCCGGGTCGTCGTTCTCGATCGCACTCACCGTCTCGGGCGACGCCGATCGCGTGTTCGACGCCGTCGAGTGGGAGTACTACGGGATCGGTCCTGACGGGTCTGCGGGCTGGCACCTGCTCGACGAATCGACCGAGGGGGATCGCCCGGACGAAGACGTCGGCGTCGAACAGCTCCAGGAGCGGTTGCAGTCGCGGTCGACGACGAACGATCCGGCGACTGCCGACGGCCGACGGAGCGCGAGGGCGTTTACGCTTCCGGGGCCGACCGTCGAACACGCGGTCGACGGTACGACGAGCCGGTGGATTCGATGCCGGCGTCGTCCGTCGTGCCGGTCGGTGTCGGCGACGATCCGCTCGATCGAGATCCACGTCGGTAGCGCCGAGGGACACGAACCCGACCAGTTGCTGGCGAACGACGTGCCGCTCTCCCCGTCGGAGCCGATCCGGCCGTTCGGTCGGATGCCACATCCGCCGGCCACGTTCTACGTCTCTTGCGAGGAGGCGTTTACGAAACCGGGCGGTATCGTCGATCTCGAGTTCGTCACGCCGGATACGACGCAGGAGGACGCGACGGCGTCGAACGAGTCCACCGACGAGGAATCACGGACACAGCAGACGGCCGTCGTCGGCGGTCCGCCGCACCTCTCCTGGGAGTACTGGAACGGCGAGGGCTGGACGCGTCTCGCGTCCGTCGAGGACGAGACGGCGGCGCTGACGACCGGGGGACGTGTCAGTTTCACCGTCCCCGACGACCTCGAACCGACGACCGTCTCCGGGCACGAGAACGTCTGGGTTCGGTGTCGACTCGTCAGCGGTTCGTACGGGCGCCCGCAGTTCTCCGTGACCGACGACGGGGCACGCGGTCAGCCCGTCTCGGAACCGGACGAACCGGTTTTCGACGAACTGACGATTCACTACGATCGCGGCGAGCACCCGTTCGAGACGGTTCGCCGACACGACAACGCTGCCTACAGCGACGACCTCGCGGACCGACCCGGTTCGTATCCCGCATTCTGCGATCTGTCCGACGAGACGCAGACGGTCTACTTCGGGTTCGACGACACCGTCCGAGACGGCCCGCTGACGCTGTTCGTTCCCATCGAAGACGCGACGTACCCGCCGACGTTCGACACGGGCGTCCAGTGGGAGTATTGCACCGACCCTGCGGCCGACGAGTGGGAGTCGCTCGACGTCTCCGACCGGACGGCCGGACTGACCGAG comes from the Halovivax cerinus genome and includes:
- a CDS encoding GPW/gp25 family protein is translated as MAEEFLGSGWQYPVRPDHRGDLALSSGDDDIREAIRIILGTAKGERLMRPEFGCDIHDHVYSSASPATLNLIENGVRESLVRWEPRIDVESVTARTDDEEPNRVLIEIEYRVRSTNSLANMVYPFHITEGDG
- a CDS encoding baseplate J/gp47 family protein; this encodes MSGPPQLGDRDQEAVFEELIERADAYTEGWDPQTPDAGRALVRIFSGFEADLRTRLAELPAKHRLAFLDALDFDRRPPQAATAPLSFQVSTDLDRNVAIPAGTQAVAETEPGSPQLFELPQDGGFEATGARITDVVTVDPSADRIVFHDDLPAGDGPVRLFAGDDRQDHALYLGSADALTLDAGSSFSIALTVSGDADRVFDAVEWEYYGIGPDGSAGWHLLDESTEGDRPDEDVGVEQLQERLQSRSTTNDPATADGRRSARAFTLPGPTVEHAVDGTTSRWIRCRRRPSCRSVSATIRSIEIHVGSAEGHEPDQLLANDVPLSPSEPIRPFGRMPHPPATFYVSCEEAFTKPGGIVDLEFVTPDTTQEDATASNESTDEESRTQQTAVVGGPPHLSWEYWNGEGWTRLASVEDETAALTTGGRVSFTVPDDLEPTTVSGHENVWVRCRLVSGSYGRPQFSVTDDGARGQPVSEPDEPVFDELTIHYDRGEHPFETVRRHDNAAYSDDLADRPGSYPAFCDLSDETQTVYFGFDDTVRDGPLTLFVPIEDATYPPTFDTGVQWEYCTDPAADEWESLDVSDRTAGLTERGIVTFTLPTPTRSMPRFGRERHWIRARLTKDEFDRPDASTAAEAGSLVFDGDDSSGSRDGATGSASGADPAPSAIDSAPLPSDSEPSEGVPAASMDPGAATSTTARTAPPPVLDGLHLNTQWAYNTTTIENEILGSSDGSHEQSFGCSHAPLIDVEVWVDEHSALSAGERRRLRQTRPEDVDPEYDARGECTAFWVRWESVSDFLASGPMDRHYVSNRTLGVVQFGDGDAGAIPPAGTDNVRATFTTGGGRDGIVDAGTITTLNSAIALVESVTNPMPADGGADTESTDSLVDRATNRLKHRGRAVTPRDYEQVATAAFPELAVVACDPSLDRRAGEPRVTVLIVPQTEREKPVPSMALKHRVRDVLCERAPASLVADEAADIVVRGPNYCELSVEATVRATAVKSVSQLKRTVEARLDDYLHPLSGDDGTGWAFGELPDAASLAEIVADVEAVADVLAFDVALSGPGTRRQLSHHDDGPSLPRDTLPCSGAHDLTVTVEGDP